One window of the Tautonia marina genome contains the following:
- a CDS encoding RDD family protein — translation MATAALEATHEALDTTVRLITPERITFQYPLAGPFRRATAYLIDLAVLGMLVFLGLMVSLLLALGTAAGGGLFLVILFALRFGYGALLEGVLNGQTVGKRAMGLRVVSVEGVPINGGQAFLRNLLWCFDGIVPFGYLPAIASMLLTRRFQRLGDLAARTMVIVEQRPTRGGVALLEEKAVQTLLPRLPARIDAGPELARALADYVAHRKRFSTSRREEMAAHLAVPARKTYDLPEDATGDTVLCALYHRVFLEE, via the coding sequence ATGGCCACGGCGGCCCTTGAAGCGACACACGAGGCACTCGATACGACCGTCCGGTTGATCACTCCGGAGCGGATTACGTTTCAGTATCCGCTGGCGGGTCCGTTTCGACGTGCGACGGCCTATCTAATCGACCTGGCGGTCCTGGGAATGCTGGTGTTCCTGGGGCTCATGGTGTCGTTGCTGCTGGCGCTCGGGACGGCGGCGGGTGGTGGCCTATTTCTGGTCATTCTGTTCGCGCTTCGGTTTGGCTATGGTGCCTTGCTGGAAGGGGTGTTGAACGGCCAGACGGTCGGCAAGCGGGCGATGGGACTCCGGGTGGTGTCGGTGGAAGGCGTGCCGATCAACGGCGGGCAGGCGTTCCTGCGCAACTTGCTCTGGTGCTTCGATGGAATCGTGCCGTTCGGGTATTTACCGGCGATTGCCAGCATGTTGCTGACCCGTCGGTTTCAGCGGCTCGGGGATCTGGCGGCCCGAACGATGGTGATTGTCGAGCAGCGGCCGACGCGGGGTGGGGTGGCTCTTCTGGAGGAAAAGGCTGTTCAGACCCTCTTGCCCCGTTTGCCGGCCCGGATTGATGCGGGGCCGGAACTGGCAAGGGCGCTGGCCGATTACGTGGCGCACCGGAAGCGGTTCAGCACGTCTCGGCGGGAAGAAATGGCCGCTCATCTCGCCGTTCCGGCCCGGAAGACGTACGATTTGCCGGAAGACGCAACGGGAGACACCGTACTCTGCGCCCTCTACCACCGCGTCTTCCTGGAGGAGTGA
- a CDS encoding peptidylprolyl isomerase — translation MNRLVGLWIVAAVLIGCSQNREGLRPTEGLPPAALPPGLPPIQERVNAGPDPFPPRTLDGASMGEAEATSDGVAGRAPAAGAPARLVSTPKEPASIPDDPASIPAELPELPPEMPEVLGSADQETQADRTVGEDGIAIPPLPSAPSPARVDSQVMRASAEVETGTGASTDRMGLKTESNLAVTEQEVELPIGQPVGEWAARVESDIITWNELQSEVARRFRELDPQMQMAPGVRESLAANVLDHLIDRSLVIQRARRNELKDAKRWELINKFAVELFEKERLPALLNKYQVEDRYALERVLSERNESFEEILDSFKLETIYQQFLMMNVASKVHVDLPEMRAYYFEHRDDERFQQGPQLTWREIHVRFANHPSREAAQAKMDEVMARISQGAPFEEIARSMGEGPNVDTGGLWTTAPGSYAVSSVNAALGSLKPGQMSTVLEGPNGLHLVRLETVRPAGRKRFEEVQDEIRELLKSRKQTQLVDEYLKDLYRGAVVTTVFREYVPRHLREDESGG, via the coding sequence ATGAATCGCCTGGTCGGCCTGTGGATTGTTGCGGCGGTCTTGATCGGTTGCAGTCAAAACCGTGAAGGGCTCCGTCCGACCGAGGGCCTGCCTCCTGCCGCGTTGCCACCGGGTTTGCCTCCGATTCAGGAGCGGGTCAACGCCGGTCCCGATCCGTTCCCGCCGAGGACGCTCGATGGGGCTTCGATGGGGGAGGCGGAGGCGACATCGGACGGGGTGGCCGGACGCGCACCGGCCGCCGGAGCTCCAGCCCGCCTTGTCTCGACGCCGAAGGAGCCGGCCTCGATTCCTGACGATCCCGCGTCCATCCCCGCCGAGTTGCCGGAGTTGCCGCCGGAGATGCCGGAGGTGCTGGGCTCGGCCGATCAGGAGACGCAGGCCGATCGGACTGTTGGGGAGGATGGGATCGCGATTCCTCCGCTTCCCTCTGCTCCGAGCCCGGCTCGGGTCGATTCCCAGGTGATGCGGGCCTCGGCCGAGGTGGAGACGGGGACGGGTGCCTCAACGGATCGAATGGGGCTCAAGACCGAGTCGAACCTGGCGGTCACCGAGCAAGAGGTCGAGTTGCCGATTGGTCAGCCGGTCGGTGAGTGGGCGGCTCGGGTCGAGAGTGACATCATTACCTGGAACGAGTTGCAGTCGGAGGTTGCCCGACGATTCCGGGAGCTGGACCCCCAGATGCAAATGGCTCCCGGGGTCCGGGAGTCGCTGGCCGCCAATGTGCTGGATCATCTGATCGACCGATCGCTCGTGATTCAGCGAGCCAGGCGCAACGAGCTCAAAGATGCGAAACGCTGGGAACTGATCAACAAGTTCGCGGTCGAGCTGTTCGAGAAGGAACGGCTTCCCGCCCTGTTGAACAAGTATCAGGTGGAAGACCGTTACGCCCTGGAACGGGTGCTCTCGGAACGAAATGAGTCGTTTGAGGAGATTCTCGACTCGTTCAAGCTGGAAACGATTTATCAGCAGTTCCTGATGATGAACGTTGCCTCGAAGGTGCATGTCGATTTGCCTGAGATGCGGGCGTATTATTTCGAGCATCGGGACGATGAACGCTTCCAGCAAGGTCCGCAACTGACCTGGCGCGAAATCCACGTCCGCTTTGCCAACCATCCGAGCCGTGAGGCCGCGCAGGCGAAGATGGACGAGGTGATGGCTCGCATCTCGCAAGGGGCACCGTTTGAGGAGATCGCCCGGTCGATGGGAGAGGGACCGAACGTCGATACGGGAGGACTCTGGACGACCGCGCCGGGAAGTTACGCCGTTTCGTCGGTGAACGCGGCCCTCGGGAGTCTCAAGCCGGGGCAGATGAGCACGGTTCTCGAAGGCCCGAACGGCTTGCACCTGGTTCGGCTCGAAACGGTTCGCCCGGCGGGGCGGAAACGGTTCGAGGAGGTGCAAGATGAGATTCGGGAGCTTCTGAAATCGCGCAAGCAAACCCAACTGGTGGATGAGTACCTGAAGGACCTCTATCGCGGAGCCGTGGTGACCACGGTCTTCCGGGAATATGTGCCAAGGCATTTGCGAGAGGATGAGTCGGGAGGGTAA
- a CDS encoding stage II sporulation protein M — protein MRVAERLARREQVWRELDALLIRFEQAGALRGRRLLPWKQAIAAEQQDDPTVPSPEGRIGAAEVVRLGELYRAACADLMLAEAYDLPRETVAYLHALVGRAHNSIYRTRGFRVRDWASELLEVVPRRLRSDPFLKLASVVFWGLMILAGLLAAGRPGFADKVVGPEQIANLEAMYARPLTEMPREDAFMTGFYINHNAAIGLKCYAYGLTFGIMTLYELCFQAIVLGTMFGHMATTPSAANFYEFVTAHGPFELTAIVMSGAAGLRLGWGLIDTKGQRRLDSLAREARASLPIVGTAVCLFVLAAFVEGFVSASALPYWGKAGVAIGSTLLLVVYLVAGGRGGAGDASGSVEFVGQASERDRGR, from the coding sequence ATGAGGGTTGCCGAGCGCCTTGCCCGTCGCGAGCAGGTCTGGCGAGAGCTGGATGCGCTCCTGATCCGCTTCGAGCAGGCCGGGGCGTTGCGGGGCCGTCGGCTGTTACCCTGGAAACAAGCGATTGCGGCCGAGCAGCAGGACGACCCGACCGTGCCGTCTCCCGAGGGTCGGATCGGAGCCGCCGAGGTCGTGCGGCTGGGAGAGCTGTACCGGGCCGCCTGTGCCGACCTGATGCTGGCCGAAGCGTATGACCTGCCCCGGGAGACCGTTGCGTATCTTCATGCCCTGGTCGGTCGGGCTCACAATTCGATCTACCGAACCCGAGGCTTTCGGGTCCGAGACTGGGCTTCGGAGCTGCTGGAGGTGGTCCCGCGTCGGTTGCGATCGGATCCGTTCCTGAAGCTGGCGTCGGTGGTTTTCTGGGGCCTGATGATCCTGGCCGGCTTGCTGGCCGCCGGCAGGCCCGGCTTCGCCGACAAGGTGGTCGGCCCGGAGCAAATTGCCAACCTGGAAGCGATGTACGCCCGCCCCTTGACGGAGATGCCCCGTGAAGATGCCTTCATGACCGGATTTTACATCAACCACAACGCAGCGATCGGCCTGAAATGCTATGCGTATGGCCTGACCTTCGGCATCATGACGCTCTACGAGCTGTGCTTTCAGGCAATTGTGCTGGGGACGATGTTCGGGCACATGGCGACGACTCCTTCGGCGGCGAACTTTTATGAGTTTGTGACGGCTCATGGTCCGTTCGAGCTGACGGCGATCGTCATGTCGGGAGCGGCCGGGCTCCGGCTGGGGTGGGGATTGATCGACACAAAAGGGCAGCGGCGGCTCGATTCGCTGGCTCGGGAGGCTCGGGCCTCGTTGCCGATTGTCGGAACGGCGGTCTGTCTGTTCGTGCTGGCGGCGTTCGTGGAAGGGTTTGTGTCGGCCTCGGCCTTGCCGTACTGGGGGAAGGCGGGCGTTGCGATTGGCAGTACGCTGCTTCTCGTGGTTTACCTTGTGGCGGGTGGTCGCGGCGGGGCTGGTGACGCGAGCGGTTCCGTGGAATTCGTCGGCCAGGCATCGGAGCGAGATCGTGGCCGTTGA
- a CDS encoding DUF4129 domain-containing protein, translating into MVSRSLLLAMVVAMGVAGPSPRGLAQPSEAASVDPEAVESVRQAFAGRSFPWYDAPNDGFRPVMPPRPPAASNPRLGGGGSWFDWPSMNLQDLGRLIIFVLLAAGLMALILYLARTWQRRIEAAGQFQTRAKAAQVTGSAARVDSLPTGLAMDESDPLEAARRFREQGERGRAVVLLFAHQLLLLDQMSLIRLAPGRTGRQLVRSVEDEVVQGAVGRTLRMFEAVYYGHQEPDPEAFEALWAEAESLDAILASGVAR; encoded by the coding sequence ATGGTAAGCCGATCGTTGCTTCTGGCGATGGTGGTTGCAATGGGGGTTGCCGGACCATCTCCGCGAGGACTGGCTCAGCCGTCAGAGGCGGCCTCGGTCGATCCTGAGGCGGTCGAATCGGTGCGCCAGGCATTTGCCGGCCGCAGCTTTCCCTGGTACGACGCCCCGAACGACGGGTTCCGTCCGGTCATGCCTCCCCGGCCGCCAGCGGCGTCGAACCCTCGGCTGGGTGGCGGAGGATCGTGGTTCGATTGGCCCTCGATGAACCTGCAGGATCTGGGGCGGCTGATCATTTTTGTCCTGCTCGCAGCGGGCTTGATGGCCTTGATTCTTTATCTTGCTCGGACGTGGCAGCGCAGGATCGAGGCCGCAGGTCAGTTCCAAACGAGAGCAAAGGCGGCGCAGGTGACGGGTTCGGCCGCTCGGGTTGACTCGCTGCCGACGGGCCTGGCGATGGATGAATCGGACCCGTTGGAAGCCGCCCGCCGGTTCCGCGAGCAGGGAGAGCGAGGCCGCGCGGTCGTCTTGCTCTTTGCACATCAGTTGTTGCTGCTCGACCAGATGAGCCTGATTCGGCTTGCTCCCGGACGAACCGGTCGGCAACTGGTTCGGTCGGTTGAGGATGAGGTGGTGCAAGGGGCAGTCGGTCGGACGCTCCGGATGTTCGAAGCCGTCTACTACGGCCATCAGGAGCCCGACCCCGAGGCATTTGAAGCCCTGTGGGCGGAGGCCGAGTCGCTGGACGCGATTCTCGCCTCGGGGGTGGCGCGATGA